GAATGTCGAACTTACGGAACCCTGAAGCGCAGGCGCGTGAAATCCTTGAACTACTGAAGGTCAATGAACCCAAACTGTTGGTTGAGTTTGGGCCTGGCACCGGCGCGTTTGCGATTGAAGCCGCGCGCCAATTTGAGGCGGTGGTGGCCGTGGATACATCTGCCGCCATGCTCAGTTATGCCCGCCAAAAAGCGCAGGCGCAAAACATTAACAATATCACCTTTGTTAAGGCCGGTTTTCTCTCGTACCGGCATCACCATGAACCTGCCGACGCCATTGTAACCAATATGGCGCTGCACCACGTGCCCGACGCCTGGAAATTTGTTGCCTTCCGAAACATGGCCCGCATCCTCAAACCGGGCGGCAAACTATTTCTGGGTGATGTAGTATTTTCCTTTGCCATAGACGAATTTGAGCACCACACGCATCAGTTTGTGGCCTC
This is a stretch of genomic DNA from Anaerolineae bacterium. It encodes these proteins:
- a CDS encoding class I SAM-dependent methyltransferase, which encodes MKTNPFLFDEFTPTGADYTDMAEVAVYDERMSNLRNPEAQAREILELLKVNEPKLLVEFGPGTGAFAIEAARQFEAVVAVDTSAAMLSYARQKAQAQNINNITFVKAGFLSYRHHHEPADAIVTNMALHHVPDAWKFVAFRNMARILKPGGKLFLGDVVFSFAIDEFEHHTHQFVASIKETAGPELAAEAQTHICREFSTFDWIIEGMLARVGLSVEILNKEPLFARYLCTKK